The genomic interval TGGTAGGCACGGGCGGTTTCGAACCGCCGACCCCTGCCGCGTCAGGGCAGTGCTCTCCCGCTGAGCTACGTGCCTATACAATGAAAGCTTAACTAACAACTCAAAATTCCTTTGTCAAGATATTAGCAGATATGGTCCATCCCGGGAATGAGTACTGGATGTGAAACCCATTTTCTCACGCCCGCTCGTCGCATTAAAACACGTGACTCGCTTCCGCCGTCGCTAAAAACAGGCAAGACGCAAAAGACGCAAAGAGGTGCCGCAGGCGGAAGGGAAGGGTGCGCATTAGCCGGATGAACCTAAAATGAACCTAAAAAGAAATGGTATAAAGGGCCGAAAGAGTAAGGTTCGACGAGGAAACAGCCCCACCCTTATCCGCGACAAAGTCCCATGACAGCTCATAGGATCCTTTAATAAAAAGATGCGGGAAAAACTTATAAAGCGCCGACACCCGGGCGAACATGTTCGAATCGATGTCGAAGAGGTTCTCGCCCTTATTCAGGGTCTTTGACCAAAGGATAACTTCCAATCCTCTGTTGTCCTCCTCGGAAAGGTTCAGCAGGAGTCCGGCTCTCTTCATGGAATCATCATCAAACCTGTCGTACTCGGCCCGTACGTGGAAAAAATCTCCCAGACCGTACTCCATGTAGGCCGACACCATATTTCTGTCGGCTCCGCCGGCATCCAGGGGGTTCAATTGGAGAAGGGTGTTTCCCGACACTCCCCATCGCTCGATCTGGTATAGATCATCGAAATAGGCCGGGATGTAGTTTTCACGGCACCTGGTGGTCCCCGCCCTCAAGGTAAGGCGGTTATGATAGAAGCTCGAGAAATCGAGGTCCATCTGGACCCCCCCTCCGGTCCCCTTTGCCTCCTGGTTCAAGCTGCCTGCATTGACCATAAGGGAAAGCCCCAGGACATCACCGTTATAGAAACGGTATTTTGCCTCACCCCCCAACCCCCTGACGGATTTCTCGCCATCCGCTATGGGACGCCCTCCATCGAACCGACCCGAAAAAACGAGAGGCGCCGAGGAATCCACGGCACCTTCCAAGGAGAGGCTGAAAGCTGATCCCGGGTTCCAGGTGACCGCTGCCCCGGCAACATCGGGGTCGTAAACACGATCGACAAACAGTTGAAACGACGCGTTGGACGCCGCACCATTGACCAGGAGTCCCGGGAGACCATAGGTTGTTTCAGCCCCACCGATCAGGCCTCTGACTACCTGGCCGCTGCCCAAGGTCATCTGAGAATATCCGGCAATTTCCACCCGCCAGTCGCCCTCGGACGTCCTGTACCCCATCCTCTTCAAAGGACGGAGCCAGTCCCCGTCACGGTTCCAATCTTCATCGTAAAAAGTTTTGTTCTCAAGGTCCCATCGCAGATCAAGGTCCAGGGCGACCTCCCACATGGGGCCGGAAAAAGAGGGGCTTAGATTTAAAAGCAGGAAAGTCGTTCGGTCGTTGCCGCTTCTGTCAGTCAAAACCGAGAGTCCCGGTCCGCCGGTCAGTGTCCAGGTACTCGCCGAAGCCGCCAACGGGACAAGAAGGTACAGGGCCGCAGCGGAGGCAAGAAATATCCGTCTCAAAGGATGATGGACTCGCAGAAAACCCGTCATCCAGGATGTACGTGAAGCGCACATCCTGGGGTGGGGATGGACCCGGGCGGATTCACTCTTCAATGGACCGGAACCCTGCGAAGATATAGATGGCCCCGGACAGGACGGTTATGGCTCCCGTTACAAGGGCGATGGAATCGAAGGACCGCACAACGACAGACCATCTGGCGGCGGGAAGAGAGGAGTTCAGGACGAGTGCAAGCAGAATGGTCGTGATCTGGAAAAATGTGGTGATCTTGCTGACCAGATGAGGTTTGATCTCCAGGGAGTCCTTCAGGTAATAGACGCCGACTGCTCCCGCCACTATAATGATATCCCGGCTTATAACCACTATGGACAGCCAAAGAGGAATGATGTGAAGAAAGGCAAGGCTGAGGTAGGAGGTGGTGGCAAGCATCTTGTCGGCGACAGGGTCCAAAAATGCGCCCAAAGGCGTCTGCATATGAAACACTCTGGCGATGGCGCCGTCAAGGGCATCGGTAAAGGCGGCTGCCAGGTATACCGCGGCGGCGAAGGTGAACCGGCCCTGGAGCACCTCGTACAGGAACAACGGTATCAGAAGAATCCTGATGACGGTGAGCGCGTTAGGAAGGTTCATTTCCTACCTGGGTCGTTATTGCTTTTTCCTTTACCCCAAGGTTAAGGACATAGGGAAACATGGAGCTGTAGCGGCCGAGGTTGTCCTCGACGGACAGGACAATCCATGCCGTCTCAAAATCAACAGGAAGGACGAAATAGAGGTTCCGTCCCCTCGACCAGGCATGGACATCCCCCCTGAGTTCCCCTGTGGAATCGAAAACCCTTACCCGGGGTTCAACCTCACCAGGGCCGGTTTGTTCAACAAGGACCGTGAGCTCAACGGTATCGGCAGGAATGTTGAAACGATAGAGGTCGTGGTCCCTCGCCGGATCAATCTTCCCGAGAATGCCCACACCCGTGGGAGCCAGGTTGGCAGTGGAGAAGGTTCCATTGTCTTCCTTCTCCCTCCATGGGACCGACTCCGTCTTTTTGATATCCTCCGGATTTTCAACACCCGGGAGGGGCAGCCTCCTATAGAAGTTAACTTCTCCTCCGTACTCACTCACCCCCACCATTTTTTGACTTTCTCCAGGAAGGGTCACGACGAACCCGTCGGGCGTTCTCCGGAACTGAAGGGCAGCGCCGGACACCTGGATCTTCCCAAGGAGAGCGGATACTTCTTCCGGCGCCCTGGCGGTCCAAAAATCAATTTCGGTCATGCCCCGGGAGAAACGGTCTGGAATGATGTCCGCACCATCTCCGCCCTGGTTGACAAGACGATAGGTAAATTCCCTGTAGAATGAAGCGTCCAAAGGCCCCTCCAGGACTATTTTGTAGACACGGTTCGTAACGCGGTTGGATACCGCATAGTTCCGCACTACAGGGACAAGGGAAGCGGACATCAAGGAAAAAAGATTTCCAAGGGAGTCGAGGTCTGGATTTTCCCCTCTCCCGGGCAGCGAAACGGCCGAGTCCTTTTCCCCGGAGCCTATTACAGCGCCGGACTTGAGATCCAGTATCCGGTAGGCCAGAGACAGGGGAACCGGCACCGGGGTTCCCACCTGATCGTCCTTAGGGCCGGCCTTGATAACAACACCCAGCGCCAGGTCGGCCATCGCTGCTGTTCCCCCGTCTATGAGGGAATCGGCTGACTGCGGCGGACGTATGTATCTGAACTCGAAATCGCCCTCCGGGGGGGGGATGACCGTACCGCCGGCCGTGGCCAGGGCGGAACTGAAGATTTTGTTCGCCAGAGACCCGATGGCCTTGACCTGATCAAGGTCGGCGGGAATGTCCATGGTAATAAACACGGCGGCCAATGGCGGGCTCCCAGGTTCCTTGATAATCCCGAGAGATGCCAGGGTTTTCCGAAGGATGTCGGCGTTTACCGCCACCAAAAGACGCACGGAATAGGCCAGGTCGCTGACATCCCTGCTTTCGATCTTATAATTGGAGATGAAGGTTTCCGCCTGCGGGACAACCCTGGCTTCGATCAGCGTGGAAAGGGTCTGGAGAGTCACCTCCGGAAGAATCCGCTCAAGCGCAGCCTTTATCGCCTTCTCTTTGGCGGAAAGAACCGCGCTTTTCTGCGCCGCCGCCACATCGCCGCCTGTTATGTGAGAAAACGCCGAAACATCGATGATCTCCTCACCCGCTGTAGCGGTGGGAAGACACCAGACAGCCGTCAGGAAGAGGGCCAGAGAGATTATCACCATTATCCGTCTGCTATTGAAAATTGACAGGGTTGCAAAAAGTCCATCCATGGTTTTTTACTCCATCCGTTTTCTGCTGCGTTATGTTCATAAAATAAATAACCGTTTCACGCAAGCGGACATCAGAGCAGTTTTCAACGAATCTGCCAAGAGGTCAGCGTCCCCAAGTTCCCGGGCGATTTCCCCGGCCAGGGTTGTCAGATTCTCCCTTGACCTTACCTCTTTCCACCGGATATCCGGTTCCCCTCTGAACCAGGTCACCTGCCGTTTGGCAAAACGGCGGGAATTCCTTTTGATAAGGCTGATCGCCTCCTCGATGCCCGTATCCCCCATAAGGTGGGCCGTGATCTCTTTATATCCCAACCCTTTCATGGAGTTTAACCCCGGGTTGAATCCCTTCTCCAACAATCCTCTCACTTCACCGGGAAGCCCCCTTTGAATCATCCTGTCCACGCGTTCTTCAATCCATTTATAAAGGATCTCTCTCGGAGGATTAAGGCAGAAAAAACGTGTTTCAAAGGGATAATCGGCGAAGGCGTGCTCCCTCTGGTGGACGCTTATGGATCTGCCGGTGAGAATCAGGACCTCCAGCGCCCGGATAATGCGTTTCGTATCACCCTCATGGATTCGGACCGCGGAGGAAGGATCGTCCTTCGCAAGTCGTCTGAAAAGGGACCCTGGGTCGGAATTTTCCTCATACTGCAGTTTTTTTCGAAGCTCCTCATCCCGGGCCGGCCCTGGAAAGATGCCGCCGAGAGCAACCCTGATGTAAAGGCCCGTGCCCCCCACCATGATGGGTAATTTTCCTCTTTCAATAACCGATGAGACGGTTTGGCGGAACAGATCGGCATATTCCCCAGCGCTGAACATCTCGTCGGGATCCCGGATATCAATGAGATGATGGACGACCTGCTTCCTCTCCACGGGCCCCGGCTTTGCCGTTCCGATATCCATCCCACGATATACCTGCATGGAGTCGGCATTGATAATCTCCACCGGGAGGATCTTCGCAAGCTCCATGGCCAGGGTTGACTTACCGGAGGCCGTCGGCCCTCCGATGACCAGTACGAACGGGCTTTTCTTCATCGTCTTTTAAACAATCTTTCCAGGTCCGTCCGTGTCAGCGATACGCTCGTAGGGCGCCCGTGTGGACAGGCGAAACCGGCCTCGGCGTCCTCAAGATCCTGAACAAGCCGCCTCATTTCCATGGGGCTGAGATTTCTGCCGGCGGCAACGCTCATCCTGCACGCCCGACTGCTGATGAGCAGGGCAACCTCTTCGGGAAGATCCGGGCCCTTACCAAAATCCGCGGCAAGGCTCTTCAGCAGGTCGTAGACGATCCTCTCGGAAATCCGGGCAGGCACGGCGGTCACTCTCACCTGTGTTCCACCAAAGTCCTCGAACTCGAAGCCAAAAGAACGGAGGATATCTTTCTTTTCGAGAAGATTCGCAATCTCGGAGGCAGAGAGATCCACGAGGGCCGGGATGATCAAATTCTGGGAGGGTCCGCCCTCCTCACCGCGAAGGGACAAAAGGCGGTTAAACATGATCCGCTCATGGGCGGCGTGCTGATCGATAAGGCGGAGATCATCCCCGGCCTCAACAAGTATGTAGGTCCCAAGAAACTGACCGATGACGCGCCCCTCGCCCTCCATGGGCAGGGACGCCGTTGCTTCCCCGGACACGCATGAAGCCCCAAACAGCCTGTTTCCTTCGGACGCCAGGCCCCCGGGAGCAGGCGGCTGGGGAGTGTAATCCCTTCTCACCGGGGAGGTAATATTATGCAGGTCTTTGATCGCCCTTTTCAAAAGCGTTGAAACAACCGGCAAATT from Deltaproteobacteria bacterium carries:
- the miaA gene encoding tRNA (adenosine(37)-N6)-dimethylallyltransferase MiaA — translated: MKKSPFVLVIGGPTASGKSTLAMELAKILPVEIINADSMQVYRGMDIGTAKPGPVERKQVVHHLIDIRDPDEMFSAGEYADLFRQTVSSVIERGKLPIMVGGTGLYIRVALGGIFPGPARDEELRKKLQYEENSDPGSLFRRLAKDDPSSAVRIHEGDTKRIIRALEVLILTGRSISVHQREHAFADYPFETRFFCLNPPREILYKWIEERVDRMIQRGLPGEVRGLLEKGFNPGLNSMKGLGYKEITAHLMGDTGIEEAISLIKRNSRRFAKRQVTWFRGEPDIRWKEVRSRENLTTLAGEIARELGDADLLADSLKTALMSACVKRLFIL
- a CDS encoding CDP-alcohol phosphatidyltransferase family protein — protein: MNLPNALTVIRILLIPLFLYEVLQGRFTFAAAVYLAAAFTDALDGAIARVFHMQTPLGAFLDPVADKMLATTSYLSLAFLHIIPLWLSIVVISRDIIIVAGAVGVYYLKDSLEIKPHLVSKITTFFQITTILLALVLNSSLPAARWSVVVRSFDSIALVTGAITVLSGAIYIFAGFRSIEE